A window of the Phaseolus vulgaris cultivar G19833 chromosome 5, P. vulgaris v2.0, whole genome shotgun sequence genome harbors these coding sequences:
- the LOC137836102 gene encoding putative pentatricopeptide repeat-containing protein At1g16830 — protein MIWSWLWRRKGIIGWRLRPMQCHSSSSASWCGQRQKQKVNSQSLKRTVSRCPSDLIALSFFLWTAQRRRHHLLPLDHIVTVLRRLTHRYNTVSAILSELDSIGCASLRNPKSQLVLLRVYWRAGMYDMVVEAYEQMQGAYGFVPDTFARNLLMDVLFRTGHSHVALSLSLFDHTHPPNFFTFNIALFHLSNFNLKKMHTHNTLPYFSPILRLMLRAGYFPSPLSFRMLLNSFCNINALPQVYQLLALITVLGINFSVNIWTILIHSYCKLGHLHLATNLFHNMIQTGCSPNVVTYTTLFKAFIQSNMLTHAFRLYNAMLSTGQIPDLVLSNVLIDCLSKAGRCRDAIRVFLSLSTRNIKPDSYTFTSLLSAICRSRMFYLLPKLVVVSRHIDTDLVFCNALLSSLTKADVPSIAIEFYDYMIDVGFVPDKYTFAGLLSALCAAGRVDEAVNVYHVVVMSSHDIDAHIHTVITGALIKVGKYHKAVNVTRLAVMNRYPLDSVAYSVGLCALLRDGRTQEACTLYYRMKGNGLKPSVHTYNMMFFTFCKERDFLMMKQILHEMIESGIQLTDRNFFNLCKYGCRSDIYLSVSKLLAEMRDLTLLSAKASHELNFVWHDVGVQAKHKHQAEVNTEWNPILYSSSSEDLSDVAASVG, from the coding sequence ATGATATGGAGTTGGTTGTGGAGAAGAAAGGGAATAATAGGGTGGAGATTAAGGCCAATGCAATGCCATTCATCTTCTTCTGCTTCGTGGTGTGGGCAGAGACAGAAGCAGAAAGTGAACAGCCAGAGCTTGAAGCGTACCGTCTCTAGATGTCCGTCTGATTTGATTGCCCTCTCCTTTTTCCTCTGGACAGCCCAACGCCGCCGCCACCACTTGCTTCCCCTGGATCACATCGTCACTGTGCTCCGTCGCCTCACTCACCGCTACAACACCGTCTCAGCCATTCTCTCTGAGCTGGACAGCATCGGATGCGCCTCtctcagaaaccctaaatctCAGTTGGTGTTGTTGAGGGTTTACTGGCGTGCAGGCATGTACGACATGGTTGTTGAAGCGTATGAGCAGATGCAAGGCGCCTACGGTTTTGTCCCCGACACCTTCGCTCGGAATTTGCTCATGGATGTTCTCTTCAGGACTGGGCACTCCCATGtagctctctctctctctctcttcgaCCACACCCATCCCCCTAATTTCTTCACCTTCAACATTGCACTCTTTCATCTTTCCAACTTCAACTTGAAGAAGATGCACACCCACAACACTCTCCCTTACTTCTCTCCTATTCTCAGACTTATGCTCCGCGCCGGCTATTTTCCCTCCCCTCTCTCATTTCGGATGCTTCTCAATTCTTTCTGTAACATTAATGCACTACCGCAGGTTTATCAGCTCCTGGCACTCATCACTGTTCTTGGCATCAATTTCTCTGTCAATATTTGGACCATTCTCATCCATAGCTACTGTAAATTAGGCCACCTTCATCTTGCTACCAACCTCTTCCACAATATGATTCAAACCGGTTGTTCTCCTAATGTTGTAACATATACCACCTTATTTAAGGCTTTTATTCAATCAAACATGCTAACCCATGCTTTCCGTTTGTATAATGCCATGTTATCTACAGGCCAAATTCCGGATTTAGTTTTATCTAATGTATTAATTGATTGCCTTTCAAAGGCTGGAAGATGCCGTGATGCAATCCGAGTTTTTCTTAGTTTGTCCACCCGAAACATAAAACCTGATTCTTATACCTTTACTTCATTGTTATCTGCAATTTGTCGTTCCAGAATGTTTTATCTGTTACCCAAACTAGTTGTAGTCTCCAGACATATCGATACTGATTTAGTGTTCTGCAATGCTCTTTTAAGCTCTCTCACTAAGGCCGACGTTCCTTCTATTGCCATTGAATTCTATGACTACATGATTGATGTAGGTTTTGTGCCAGATAAATATACTTTTGCTGGATTGCTAAGCGCACTCTGTGCTGCGGGAAGAGTTGACGAAGCTGTTAATGTATACCATGTTGTTGTTATGAGTTCTCATGATATTGATGCTCACATACATACAGTAATAACAGGCGCGCTTATAAAGGTCGGAAAGTATCACAAGGCTGTCAATGTTACCAGATTAGCAGTAATGAATAGATATCCACTCGACAGTGTGGCATACTCAGTTGGCCTCTGTGCACTACTTAGAGATGGGAGAACTCAAGAGGCTTGCACATTGTATTACCGGATGAAGGGGAATGGTCTGAAACCTAGTGTTCATACCTATAATATGATGTTTTTCACTTTTTGTAAAGAAAGAGATTTCCTGATGATGAAACAGATACTACATGAGATGATTGAGTCAGGGATACAGTTGACTGACAGAAATTTCTTCAACTTATGTAAATATGGATGTAGATCGGATATATATCTTTCTGTTTCAAAATTGTTGGCTGAAATGAGAGATCTGACTTTGTTATCAGCCAAGGCATCACATGAATTAAACTTTGTTTGGCATGATGTTGGAGTACAAGCAAAGCATAAACATCAGGCTGAAGTTAATACAGAGTGGAACCCAATTCTATATTCATCCAGTTCTGAAGATCTGTCAGATGTAGCTGCTTCAGTTGGTTGA